Genomic segment of Amphibacillus xylanus NBRC 15112:
GCTGTTGTTTCTTGAATATCGAATAAACTTTCTGTGAATTCTAATGGGAATTGACGCTCCTCTAACATCGCAATCATTCGAGGGTTCTCGATTTTTTGGTTGATCGAAAAGCCTAGTAATTTCCCTTTATTACTTACGACGAAAACATTTGCCCCAATGATCTCTTGTAGAGTAACTGCTATCTCATTATAGTTAACAGATTTTGCTTTTGCACCTTGTAAGATTTGATTTATTTTTCTAGTACGTGTTAGTAGTTCCATATTACTCCTCCGTTTCCTTTATCGAAAATCATTATAAAATATATTGACTTAAATCTCTGTTTTTTACGACGCTCTTTAGCTTTTCATCGACATACTGTGGCGTAATTTCAATCGTTGGCATCGTAATATCTTCTGCCTCAAATAATAGATCTTCAAGTAATTTTTCTAATATTGTGTGTAGACGTCGTGCACCAATATTATCTGTTTCTTGATTGACTTCATAGGCAATTTCAGCAATTCTCGTTATCGCACCTTCTGAAAATACGACATCAATATCTTCAGTCTTTAATAACGCTTGATACTGTTTTAATAGAGCATTTGAAGGCTCTGATAAAATACGTTTAAAATCTTCAACAGATAGCTTCTCTAACTCAACTCTAATTGGAAATCGACCTTGCAATTCTGGGATTAGATCCGAGGGTTTAGCCATATGAAAAGCACCTGCAGCGATAAACAGAATATGATCTGTTTTAACCGCTCCATATTTTGTCGTTACTGTAGATCCTTCAATAATCGGTAAGATATCACGTTGAACACCTTCTCTTGAGACGTCAACATGTCCTTCACTCTTACCTGCAACCTTATCAATTTCATCAATAAAGATAATTCCTGACTGTTCAACTAAATTCAATGCCAATTGAATGACTTCATCCATATCGATTAGCTTTTGTGCTTCTTGTTGAATTAAAATTTTTCTCGCTTCACTAACAGGTAATTTTCTTTTCTTAACTCGTTTCGGCATGAGTTGACCAAACATGTCTTGCATGTTTAATCCCATTTGTTCCATTCCGGCACCTTGCATCATATCAAACATTGAATGCTGATGTTCTTCAACCTCTACCGTTACAATCGTATCTTCTAATTCACCTAGTGCAAGCTTGTGTTCGACTTGTTTGCGTTTTTTTAGTTTTTCTTCATTTATTTGGGGCTGGTCTTCAGCCTGTGATTGATCATCAGTTTGTTGAAAGAAAAATTCAAACGGATTTTTCATTTGATTTTGTTGTTTTTTCGCAATCGGAACAAGCAAATTAACTAACTCTTGATTAGCTAGTTGTTCTGCTCTTGATTCAACTTCTTGCATTTTATTTTGCTTTACCATGCGGATAGCCATTTCAACTAAATCTCTAATCATGGACTCAACGTCTCGCCCGACATAACCAACTTCAGTAAATTTAGTCGCTTCGACCTTTACAAAGGGCGCACCGACTAATTTTGCTAATCGTCTAGCTATCTCTGTTTTACCCACTCCGGTAGGTCCAATCATTAAAATATTCTTTGGCACAACTTCATCTCGTATTTCGGGATCAAGTTTCATCCGACGATAACGATTTCTTAAAGCAATTGCAACTGATTTCTTTGCTTGATTTTGACCGACAATATATCGGTTTAACTCATTAACAATTTGTTTAGGTGTAAGTGTAGAACTCAAATAACCACCTCCTAATTAATCTTCTAACACTTCAAGTATGATTTGATCATTTGTGTATACACATAATTCACTAGCAATCTCTAAAGCTGAACGAGCAATTTCACTTGCAGACTTTTCCGGACTATATCGTTTTAATGCTCTACCAGCTGCTAACGCATAATTACCACCAGATCCGATTGCTAGTATACCATCATCAGGCTCAATTACTTCACCTGTACCTGAAATTAGTAGCATCGTCTGCTTATTCATTACAATTAATAATGCTTCTAGTTGACGTAGCATTTTATCGCTTCGCCATTCCTTAGCTAATTCTACAGCTGATCGCTCTAAATTGCCATTAAAAGTTTCAAGTTTTGCTTCGAATTTTTCATATAGTGTAAAGGCATCAGCTACTGATCCAGCAAAGCCTGCTAACACCTGTCCATTAAAAAGTTTGCGGACTTTTCTTGCTTTATGTTTCATAACAACTGCATTTCCCATCGTTACTTGACCATCGCCACTCATAGCACATTGACCATTATGTCGAATGGCAAATATCGTTGTCGCGTGGAATTCTGTCTTCATAATTTCACCTCTTTATGACTTCGCTCTTGGATGCGCTTTCATATACACATCCTTCAGACGATCTTTTGTTACGTGTGTATAAACTTGCGTTGAGGATAGATGATCATGTCCTAACAGTTCTTGAACACTTCTTAAATCCGCACCTGCGTTTAACAAATGTGTGGCAAATGTGTGGCGTAAAGCATGAGGATGAACGTGGATTGAAATAGCTGCATCACTCACTATTTTGTTCAAGATATAACGAATACCACGTGTTGTCACTTGTTTTCCATTTGAATTTAGAAAAAGATAATCAGTTCCCATCTTATTTTTCTTAACTAAAACTTCTCTTCCTTCATTAATATAAAGTTTTAACGCATCGTGTGCGAATGAACCGAATGGAATATAACGTTCCTTTCGACCCTTTCCCATTACAAGTATTGTTTGCATTGAAAAATCAATCGCATCAATTGTTAAATTAACACACTCACTAACACGTATACCTGTTGCATACAACAGCTCTAGCAACGCTTGATTACGTTGGCCAAGTGGCGTTGTGATGTCACTTACTTTAAACAATTCTTGAAGTTCTTCTTTATACAAAAAGTGAGGTAATGATTGCTGGGTTTTTGGTAAAGAAATCGCTAAAAAAGGGTTGCTTATTGTTATTTTTTCTCGCTCAAGGTATTTATAAAACGTCCTTAAGCTAGAAATTTTACGGGCAACACTTCTTCTACTTAGTTTCTTCTGATAAAGATGGGTTAAAAAATAACGTACAGTTCGATCATCTACATCAGAAAAATATTCGATTTGTTCTAAATTTAAAAATTCATTAAAGTCATCAATATCTTGATTATAATATTTCAACGTATATTGTGAGACATTTTTTTCAATTTTTAAATACAGGCTAAATTGTTCTTGAAGTTGATTGTTGTCCATATTAACCCCTCATGAATTTACTTCATAAAATAATATTGTCATGTCTCATTTCAGGCTAAACTATTTACCGAATAATAATAAAGTTCAGAATCGTTTATTCTTTCTTATCATATCACATTTATTTATCATCTAGCAAATATTACTACTAACGTTAAACCCGATCATTACGCTTGTTTTACTCAAGTAAATTGCGTTTAAGTTAGAGTTGACACGCTAGTTAAGTGAAAATATTCACATATAATCGCTTTAAAAAAGATTAACAACATAGATAACCGTGTGAAATTAATTATTTTCGTTAATTTCACACGGCTTATTAGAAACTTTCTTTTTATCGCTTTTACTAATTCTGTGTTTCTTCCTTATAACTACAAGAACTACATTGAACCGTAACGCCTTTTTTCGATTTCTTTTCAATTAACTGCTCTTGACAGGTCGGACATTGTCTAGAGATTGGTTTGTCCCACGATACATAATCACATTCTGGGAACTGATCACATCCATAGAAAGTCCTTCTCTTTTTCGATTTACGCTCGACAATTTGACCTTTTTTACATTTTGGACATTCTACGCCAATCTCTTTTAAAATTGCTTTCGTATTACGACAATCAGGGAAGTTAGAACAAGCCATGAACTTACCGAATCGACCCATTTTATAGACCATCTCATGACCGCATTTCTCACAGTCTTCACCAGCAGGTTCATCTTTTATTTCGACATTTTCCATTTCTTTCTCAGCAACTTTTAATTTCTTTTCAAAATCTTGATAGAAATTATCAATTACCGCAATCCAATCGATTGCCCCTGATTCAATTTCATCAAGATCATTTTCCATTTTCGCCGTGAAATCAATATCAATAATTTTAGGGAAAAACTCAAGAATTAAATTGATCACGATCTCGCCTAATTCAGTTGGCACAAAACGTTTATTATCTAATGTGACATAGCCACGTCTTTGAATGGTATCTAATGTCGGTGCATAAGTCGACGGTCGACCAATACCGTTTTCCTCCATCGTTTTTACTAAACGAGCCTCAGTATATCGTGGAGGTGGTTGAGTAAAATGTTGATTTGGTGTAATTTTATCAACATCGACTTCCATGCCCTCTTCTAATGCTGGTAATAATTTATGTTCTTCTTTAACATTATCGTCATTACCTTCAATATAGATCTTCATAAATCCATTAAATTTGATTTTTGAACCTGTCGCTCGGAATTGCACGCCATTTTGTTCGAGTTGGACAGTCATCGTATCCATAACAGCAGGTGCCATTTGACTTGCGATAAATCGATCCCAGATTAATTTGTAAAGTCGATATTGATCTCTGGATAATTTATCTTTCACCTTACTCGGTTCACGGAAAGCTGAAGTTGGACGAATTGCTTCGTGAGCATCCTGAGCTTGTTGTGAATTCTTCGTTTTTTGGGCAGAGCCTAAATATTCAGAACCAAATTGGTCAGTGATATAATTGCTTGCTTCAGAACGCGCTGTTTCTGAAATTCTGGTTGAATCTGTACGCATATATGTGATCAAACCAGTAATGCCACCTTCACTTCTGCCTAAGTCAATTCCTTCATATAGTTGTTGTGCTAGCATCATTGTTTTACGAGCTCTGAAATTTAGCTTTCTAGCCGCTTCTTGCTGTAATGATGAAGTTGTAAAAGGTAAAGCAGGATTTCGTTTTCTTTCCTTCTTAGTAACCTTAGTGACTTTAAATTTGTTCTCAGTAAGTCGCTCTAATACTTGATCAACTGATGCTTTATTGGGTAAATCTTGCTTCGCCCCATCTAGACGATGGAAGTACCCTTCAAACTTTTCATTATTAGTAATAAAGTGACCATTAATCGACCAGTACTCTTCTGGTTTGAAATTCTTAATTTCATTTTCTCGATCGATAATCATTTTGACCGCTACAGATTGTACACGTCCTGCACTTAAGCCTTTTTTTACTTTTTTCCATAGTAAAGGACTAATGTTATAACCAACTAAACGATCTAAAATTCGTCGACCTTGTTGTGCATCGACTAAATTCATATTAATAGGTCGAGGTGATTTAAAAGAATCCTTGACTGCTTCTTTTGTAATCTCATTAAATACGACGCGACATTCAGAATTCGGATCAACATTTAAGTTATGAGCTAAATGCCAAGCAATTGCTTCACCCTCGCGATCGGGG
This window contains:
- the hslU gene encoding ATP-dependent protease ATPase subunit HslU codes for the protein MSSTLTPKQIVNELNRYIVGQNQAKKSVAIALRNRYRRMKLDPEIRDEVVPKNILMIGPTGVGKTEIARRLAKLVGAPFVKVEATKFTEVGYVGRDVESMIRDLVEMAIRMVKQNKMQEVESRAEQLANQELVNLLVPIAKKQQNQMKNPFEFFFQQTDDQSQAEDQPQINEEKLKKRKQVEHKLALGELEDTIVTVEVEEHQHSMFDMMQGAGMEQMGLNMQDMFGQLMPKRVKKRKLPVSEARKILIQQEAQKLIDMDEVIQLALNLVEQSGIIFIDEIDKVAGKSEGHVDVSREGVQRDILPIIEGSTVTTKYGAVKTDHILFIAAGAFHMAKPSDLIPELQGRFPIRVELEKLSVEDFKRILSEPSNALLKQYQALLKTEDIDVVFSEGAITRIAEIAYEVNQETDNIGARRLHTILEKLLEDLLFEAEDITMPTIEITPQYVDEKLKSVVKNRDLSQYIL
- the hslV gene encoding ATP-dependent protease subunit HslV, which codes for MKTEFHATTIFAIRHNGQCAMSGDGQVTMGNAVVMKHKARKVRKLFNGQVLAGFAGSVADAFTLYEKFEAKLETFNGNLERSAVELAKEWRSDKMLRQLEALLIVMNKQTMLLISGTGEVIEPDDGILAIGSGGNYALAAGRALKRYSPEKSASEIARSALEIASELCVYTNDQIILEVLED
- the xerC gene encoding tyrosine recombinase XerC, producing MDNNQLQEQFSLYLKIEKNVSQYTLKYYNQDIDDFNEFLNLEQIEYFSDVDDRTVRYFLTHLYQKKLSRRSVARKISSLRTFYKYLEREKITISNPFLAISLPKTQQSLPHFLYKEELQELFKVSDITTPLGQRNQALLELLYATGIRVSECVNLTIDAIDFSMQTILVMGKGRKERYIPFGSFAHDALKLYINEGREVLVKKNKMGTDYLFLNSNGKQVTTRGIRYILNKIVSDAAISIHVHPHALRHTFATHLLNAGADLRSVQELLGHDHLSSTQVYTHVTKDRLKDVYMKAHPRAKS
- the topA gene encoding type I DNA topoisomerase, which translates into the protein MSDYLVIVESPAKAKTIERYLGKKYTVKASMGHVRDLPKSKMGIDFENNYQPNYITIRGKGPVLKELRAAAKKAKKIYLAADPDREGEAIAWHLAHNLNVDPNSECRVVFNEITKEAVKDSFKSPRPINMNLVDAQQGRRILDRLVGYNISPLLWKKVKKGLSAGRVQSVAVKMIIDRENEIKNFKPEEYWSINGHFITNNEKFEGYFHRLDGAKQDLPNKASVDQVLERLTENKFKVTKVTKKERKRNPALPFTTSSLQQEAARKLNFRARKTMMLAQQLYEGIDLGRSEGGITGLITYMRTDSTRISETARSEASNYITDQFGSEYLGSAQKTKNSQQAQDAHEAIRPTSAFREPSKVKDKLSRDQYRLYKLIWDRFIASQMAPAVMDTMTVQLEQNGVQFRATGSKIKFNGFMKIYIEGNDDNVKEEHKLLPALEEGMEVDVDKITPNQHFTQPPPRYTEARLVKTMEENGIGRPSTYAPTLDTIQRRGYVTLDNKRFVPTELGEIVINLILEFFPKIIDIDFTAKMENDLDEIESGAIDWIAVIDNFYQDFEKKLKVAEKEMENVEIKDEPAGEDCEKCGHEMVYKMGRFGKFMACSNFPDCRNTKAILKEIGVECPKCKKGQIVERKSKKRRTFYGCDQFPECDYVSWDKPISRQCPTCQEQLIEKKSKKGVTVQCSSCSYKEETQN